Proteins co-encoded in one Gossypium arboreum isolate Shixiya-1 chromosome 11, ASM2569848v2, whole genome shotgun sequence genomic window:
- the LOC108470430 gene encoding uncharacterized protein LOC108470430 → MATSGTRVKRVTDPLDDRVKAQLVGVRYSSSGSEQSDSTHDDSPCLSELVHSFLEDDHGTAEQTGYQSDSERVDSNIDAADSLQIIIKSSFLNSTGSYLNRLTDTVLNAIEMLSFFKTDKAIFRRKVMAYLRQVGYNAAICKTKWGSSGGLTAGNYDFIDVVQSISPTRQTRYFVDLDFASEFEIARPTTDYSRLLQYLPRVFVGKSEELKKMVNLMSDSAKRSLKSKQLSLPPWRKHRYMQNKWFGPYRRTTNQIQANNSSLSPATINNVQCRYVGFEDAVNGSLFVRTR, encoded by the coding sequence ATGGCTACTTCTGGTACAAGAGTCAAACGAGTTACTGACCCGCTCGACGACAGAGTCAAGGCGCAACTCGTCGGCGTCCGCTACTCCAGCAGTGGAAGCGAACAATCGGACTCCACCCATGACGACTCTCCCTGCCTCTCGGAACTCGTTCATAGTTTCTTGGAAGATGATCACGGTACTGCTGAACAGACCGGTTACCAATCTGACTCTGAACGAGTCGACTCCAACATTGATGCTGCTGACTCCCTCCAGATCATTATCAAGTCCTCCTTTCTTAACAGCACGGGTTCTTACTTAAATCGGCTCACGGATACCGTTTTGAATGCAATAGAAATGCTTTCGTTTTTCAAGACGGATAAAGCTATTTTCAGGCGTAAAGTAATGGCTTATCTTCGCCAGGTCGGCTACAATGCAGCGATCTGCAAGACCAAGTGGGGTTCTTCTGGTGGTCTAACCGCCGGAAACTACGACTTCATCGACGTGGTGCAATCGATATCACCCACGCGGCAAACCAGGTACTTCGTTGACCTTGATTTTGCCTCCGAGTTCGAGATCGCGAGGCCGACAACCGATTACTCGAGGCTACTGCAGTATTTGCCTAGGGTTTTCGTGGGGAAAAGCGAGGAATTGAAAAAGATGGTCAATCTCATGAGTGATTCGGCGAAAAGATCGTTGAAGAGCAAACAGTTATCCCTCCCACCTTGGAGAAAACACCGTTACATGCAGAACAAATGGTTCGGTCCGTACCGTCGGACGACGAACCAGATCCAAGCAAACAACAGCTCATTGAGCCCCGCGACGATCAACAACGTCCAATGCCGCTACGTTGGCTTCGAGGACGCCGTCAACGGCAGTTTGTTCGTCCGTACGAGATAA